The DNA region GTAATGCTTTATCTTGGCCTCGTCTTTTATATTATCaaagcctggcatttgaacaggggtgtgtagacttttgtgCATACCGATTGATTGATGTGTCGCAGATATATTCATTAAATTGGTATTCgtcacttggacctgcagtgtacaCACAGCCTTAGAAAGACGTTTTCACTTCCCTCTCATTGGAAGTGGTTTGCAAGAAGAACTTGGACAGCACAACGGTGGCCGTGCACGTGGACGAGATCTACTGCAAGTCGTGCTACGGGAAGAAGTACGGGCCAAAAGGCTACGGCTACGGCGGGGGAGCGGGGACCCTCAGCGTGGACACAGGGGAGGGGCTTGGAATTAAGCCTCCAGTGTAAGAACAAGAAAACCACATTGTAATTTTAGCAGCAATTAAATTGCAATATTCCAAGAATAATGTGATTTCTAGATaattaagttgtaatattaGGAGGAAAAACTGCCAAatgaaattaatgtttttgaCAATGTTCGTAATATTTTCTCGACAGAGAAGCTCCGCACCATCCTACCAATAACCCCAACGCCTCCAAGTTCGCCAAGAAAGCTGGCGGCGCCGATGTTTGTCCACGCTGTGGCAAAACGGTGTACGCGGCGGAGAAGGTTATCGGCGGCGGCAACGTGAGGAAGCGCTCTCATCTTTTATGACGTGAATTAGTAtttgttgttgaaaattttGACTGAATCTCTTTTATTTGCTCAGTCGTGGCACAAAGGTTGCTTCCGTTGCTCTAACTGCGGCAAAGGACTGGAGTCCACCACTGTGGCAGACAGAGATGGCGAGATCTTCTGTAAAGGTGCGCTAGCGCTACTTGGGCTAGGTTTGCACTACGGTCCCATTGGCCACTGTTGACAAAACGGGATGGTCGCAAGCCCAGacgcttaaaaataaaaactcatatGAATTTGTTGGTGCCAGAAAAATAATATTGTCAAACACTTATTGAGCGGCAATATGTATCCCCCCTATACTGACGCCGACTCTGGAGCCGGGTCCGGGTACCGACCCCTCCCGTTGCCCGTCACGGATATCGTAAAAGACCGAGAGAAAATTCAGCAAGACCGGAGGGGAACATAGTTTAACGTAAACTTGAATGTGTGAATTAAGGATTTAAAGCGCTCCTTCTTGCATTGGCAGGTTGCTACGCCAAGAACTTCGGCCCCAAGGGATTCGGTTTTGGTCAGGGTGCAGGAGCTCTGGCTCATTCCCAGTGAAATCCGAAGCTTCAAGCCACCTCCATTTTGTCACGCTACTCCAGCTACAGCTCCACGGAAAACAAAGCAACGTTCACCGACAGTTGCCAGTCAGAAAAGCTTTAAAAGTTTTCAAAGTTTTCAAATGTTCAGGCAAATAATGAAGTCATGCTAATGTttcttgatgttgttgttgttaaaccTTTTAaattcaacccccccccccccccccaaaaaaaaaaaaaaaaaaaaaacacacaacttcAAGTGGTTGTTAAGTGGAGTATCGAGGCCACACTTTacagaaatgaaaatatttgaaaatatattcaaatttataggaaaataaaagttCTAATGTTGCAAGAattttttgagggaaaaaaaatcctaatttgGCAAAAGTCATCATGAGAGAAATGGTCACTTCACACGAAAACGTAATAGTCTTTTGAGAACCATAATATTAaaagaaactatttttaaagtcataacattaatgacaaaagtcataatattgtgaGAGGAAGACAtcattttttgacaaaaaaaagttgtaatattacaacaaaatgACCGTGATATAAACAAGTAAAAGGTCAgtattgtaagaaaaaaaaagttgtttttgacaaaaaaaatgattcttTTCAAAAAGATTTTAACCACAAAATAGGTCAACACAATTGTCACTTTGTAACATCCTAACATCGGTATTATAGTCGTAATGTTATTGCCTTTTTTCTCGTaagattaatttttttcctcgaaAAAGTAGATTTGCCCTTATGATTTTCCCAACTTTACGCCTttctttattctcgtaatatcatttattttgctttaagTGGTCCTATTACTTTTTAGAAATGGACCAGTGCCAACCAATTATCCAagaataacatacagtacagggATTCTTGCAAAGATGCTatattatttccatttccataCACGCACTGATCTACACTCCCAGCATGTGTGCGagcagaaaaaaagcaaacataaaGAGGTCAGCAGCCACATAAAATCATATTTGTACTTTATAGATGGTGACGTTGCGACCGCTTTTTGTACCTTGCATGCCAAATGTCATCTTGgtgacatgaaaaataaatatccagCATCAGCGTCACTGTCACTTATGTTTTACAACCGTATTTCAGAtggaaacgtgtgtgtgtgtttgtgtgtgttttatgtcgACTGCTCATTTTGTGGAAGAAAGTAGAATGGAAGAAGTAAAAGTACATCGAACATATTTAAacagtaaatgtttaatatgatCATTTGTTGATGACGTAGTAATACAAACGTGATTGTAAcatgaatggcaaaaaaaaaaaatgtttgtataaaGCTGTTGCATGACGGGCGTTAATCATGCTGCCTGTcatatatactatatacacaatgcatatatgtactgtaaatatatacagtatgtatgctaCTATTGAGTAGTGCTATGAGACACTTTATTAGGGACCCCTCCACAATATCAATGTCAAATGCTGTGACAGTAATGTGCAACACACCTCACTGCTGCATATGGCATAACAAATGTCAGGacattattgaaaatgtattcaaattaaatataaagGAAATTATATCAATGATACAACAATGAAGAATGAtagtgaattatttattttgaaaaaaactaatgtaataattatttattgttaaagttttaaatgtgtgttataTTCATGTGTTTATTACAATTACTTATTTATGAAATAATATTGCTTTTGTTTAAactatgatttattttcttttttatactataacccatccatccattttctaccgctaccgggtcgcgggggcagtagctttagcagggatgcccagacttccctctccccagccacttcatccagctcttcctgggggatcccgaggcgttcccaggccagccgaaggacgtagtctctcccgcgtgtcctgggtcgtctccggggtctcctcccggtgggacgtgcccggaacacctcaccagggaggcgtccgaatcagatgccccagccacctcatctggctcctctcgatgtggaggagcagcggcacgctactctgagctcctcccggatgaccgagcttctcaccctatctcttaaGGGAGCGCCCGGACACCccacggaggaaactcattttggccgcttgtatccgggatcttgttctttcggtcacgacccacggcTCGTGACCATAactgagggtaggaacgtagaacgaccggtaaattgagagcttcgcctttcggcttagctccttctttaccacaacggaccgatacaaagtccgcatcactgcagaccctgcaccgatccacccgttccgttcttccctcactcgtgaacaagaccccaagatacttgaactcctccacttgtggcaggatctcatccccgacccggagagggcacgccaccctcatccgactgaggaccacggtctcagatttggaggtgctgattatcatcccagccgcttcacactcggctgcgggccgctccagtgagagttggagatcacggcttgatgaagccaacagaaccacatcatcttcgaaaagcagagatgcaatactgaggccactaaaccggaccccctctacgcctcggccgtgccttgaaattctgtccataaaagtccaGAATCGGTGACAGAGGGAAGCCTTgccggagtccaaccctcaccgggaacgagtccgacttactgccggatatgcggaccaaactctgactccggtcgtacagggaccgaacagcccgtatcagggggttcggtaccccgtactcccgaagcaccccccacaggaccccccgtatgtatttatttttaaacttaaacttaaaattagTTATATTGTCAACTTACATTTTAGTTTTCCATATTTCATATGAGAGAAGAATAGTGTTTATTAGTTATTATTTACACTGAGAGCTTAATCAATCAATTTATGTGTGTGCATTTCTGCACtgtcagtttgaaaaaaaatgtcccgtTTTTGAATCAAGGGTTGGAAAttaaccagtttttttttttttttttttaaatcagctttGCCAATTAATTGGAAAGTCATCGACAGATTTATcgttgaaataaaacaatcgtTAGTTTCAACCCTATTTAGCATTGATTCAAATAAAGGCTTTTTGGGATGGCACGTTCCGAGATGTGCAACACATTC from Phycodurus eques isolate BA_2022a chromosome 10, UOR_Pequ_1.1, whole genome shotgun sequence includes:
- the csrp1b gene encoding cysteine and glycine-rich protein 1b, with amino-acid sequence MPFGGGNKCGCCQKTVYFAEEVQCEGKSWHKSCFLCMVCKKNLDSTTVAVHVDEIYCKSCYGKKYGPKGYGYGGGAGTLSVDTGEGLGIKPPVEAPHHPTNNPNASKFAKKAGGADVCPRCGKTVYAAEKVIGGGNSWHKGCFRCSNCGKGLESTTVADRDGEIFCKGCYAKNFGPKGFGFGQGAGALAHSQ